From the genome of Devriesea agamarum, one region includes:
- a CDS encoding metal ABC transporter substrate-binding protein: MPKSPRRHRPTRPLSTHPRPRSCAAELTIQTRPKTCIARSTTPSPQTGTERPGRRSPLSSLRTLLSFIAVLCVGAIVLTACGSIASTEQPTEKPLVLTTFSVLEDMTKNVAGDHVQVRSIVPPGAEIHGYEPTPKDIAAASKASLVLDNGLHLERWFERFTEQIKVKHVTVSSTVEPIKISEDAAAGQPNPHAWMSPDAAVKYVQQIDKALSELDPDHAADFHANAQRYIGQITTVRDELRRDLDALPATSRALVTCEGAFSYLARDMHLTEHYIWPVNSENEATPQQLARTIAAVKKDKIPAVFCESTVSDDPMQQVVRETGARFGGILYVDSLSDPKGPVPTYLDLLRHDARTIVKGLSGK, from the coding sequence ATGCCGAAATCTCCTCGCCGTCATCGCCCCACCCGGCCACTCAGCACCCACCCCCGACCTCGCTCTTGCGCCGCAGAGCTCACCATCCAAACCCGACCCAAGACCTGCATTGCCCGGTCTACCACCCCTAGTCCACAGACCGGCACTGAGCGTCCCGGTCGTCGATCACCGCTGAGTTCCCTGCGCACACTGCTGTCCTTTATCGCGGTGCTGTGCGTAGGCGCCATTGTCCTCACAGCCTGCGGCAGCATCGCCTCAACCGAGCAGCCGACGGAAAAACCGCTGGTGCTGACCACATTCTCAGTGCTTGAAGACATGACCAAGAACGTCGCAGGCGATCACGTTCAGGTGCGGTCGATCGTTCCGCCCGGCGCTGAAATCCACGGATACGAACCAACACCAAAAGACATCGCCGCCGCCTCGAAAGCCTCATTGGTCCTCGACAACGGTCTCCACCTCGAACGGTGGTTTGAACGCTTCACCGAGCAAATCAAGGTCAAACACGTCACCGTCAGCAGCACCGTTGAACCGATTAAGATCAGCGAAGATGCCGCCGCAGGTCAGCCCAACCCGCATGCCTGGATGAGCCCCGACGCCGCTGTCAAATACGTGCAGCAGATCGATAAGGCACTCTCTGAGCTCGACCCGGATCACGCCGCCGACTTCCACGCCAACGCGCAGCGATACATCGGCCAAATCACCACCGTGCGCGATGAACTCCGCCGCGACCTCGACGCCCTACCCGCCACCTCACGCGCACTCGTAACCTGCGAAGGAGCATTCTCCTACCTGGCGCGAGATATGCACCTCACCGAGCATTACATCTGGCCGGTCAACTCTGAGAACGAGGCCACCCCGCAGCAGCTTGCTCGCACTATCGCCGCTGTGAAGAAAGACAAGATCCCCGCTGTGTTCTGTGAGTCAACCGTCTCCGACGACCCGATGCAGCAGGTCGTCCGAGAAACCGGTGCCCGATTTGGTGGAATCCTTTACGTGGACTCCCTGAGCGACCCCAAAGGCCCGGTTCCGACCTACCTCGACCTTCTGCGCCACGACGCCCGCACCATTGTGAAAGGGCTCAGCGGCAAGTGA
- a CDS encoding metal ABC transporter ATP-binding protein: MTRVANPALNPALEVKGLTVRYAQTLALDGVDLSLPAGRITGLVGMNGAGKSTLLNAISGSVAVQAGSITIDGGPPIRARRLGRLALVPQRDRLDPTFPIDVRHVVMTGRYPHMGITRRAHRRDRERVHEALERVGLADLASRPFGALSGGQRQRVLIARAIAQEAGLLLLDEPFAGVDRTSEERLVSVLADIAQEGACLLVSTHHLDSIESWCDDIVLLNRRIVAHGPAGDVLTPKLLAAALGLVGTEA, encoded by the coding sequence GTGACCAGGGTTGCGAATCCCGCCCTCAACCCCGCCCTTGAGGTCAAGGGTCTCACCGTGCGCTACGCACAGACGCTTGCCCTCGACGGTGTCGACCTCAGCCTGCCAGCGGGACGCATCACCGGTCTGGTGGGAATGAACGGAGCCGGTAAATCGACCCTGCTCAACGCAATTTCGGGATCGGTGGCCGTGCAGGCGGGCAGCATCACCATTGACGGAGGGCCACCCATCCGGGCGCGCCGACTCGGCCGGCTCGCATTGGTACCTCAGCGCGACCGACTCGACCCCACCTTCCCTATCGACGTTCGCCACGTCGTGATGACCGGACGCTACCCCCACATGGGGATCACCCGCCGTGCCCATCGCCGCGACCGCGAACGCGTTCACGAGGCACTGGAACGAGTCGGTCTAGCGGACCTAGCTAGCCGTCCCTTCGGCGCTCTATCGGGCGGGCAACGGCAACGAGTTCTCATCGCCCGGGCAATCGCCCAGGAAGCTGGGCTTCTGCTGCTGGACGAACCCTTCGCCGGGGTCGATCGAACCAGCGAGGAGCGTCTTGTCAGTGTGCTCGCAGACATTGCCCAGGAGGGAGCCTGTCTTCTGGTCTCAACCCACCACCTCGACTCCATAGAGTCCTGGTGCGATGACATTGTGCTGCTCAACCGCCGGATCGTGGCTCACGGCCCCGCCGGCGACGTGCTCACCCCAAAGCTGCTCGCGGCGGCGCTCGGTCTCGTGGGAACGGAGGCCTGA
- a CDS encoding metal ABC transporter permease — protein sequence MDILHLVHAIAEPFTLPFMQRALWVGLGIAVVCGLLSCFLVHLGWSLIGDGVSHAVLPGVVLAYALGLPFAVGALIFALIAVGLIGGLRRLPVMKEDASIGIVFTTLFSLGLVLISITPSSIDLGHILFGNLLGIADSEIVQVALIGLVVLVVLAIRWRDFRLMAFDSAHAGAIGLRVGLLSGLMLALLALTVTAGLQAVGVILVVAMLITPGAAAAHLTHSFARMAAVAASISALSVLVGLEASFHLDVSPAGTIVLVQGVVFALCAIFGQRGVIARLRYSG from the coding sequence ATGGACATTCTTCACCTCGTACACGCCATTGCTGAGCCGTTCACCCTGCCTTTCATGCAGCGTGCGTTATGGGTTGGCCTCGGCATCGCGGTGGTCTGCGGCCTGCTGTCGTGTTTCCTCGTGCACCTCGGATGGTCACTTATCGGGGACGGAGTCTCCCACGCGGTGCTCCCCGGCGTCGTGCTCGCCTACGCGTTGGGGCTGCCATTTGCGGTCGGTGCCCTCATTTTCGCCCTGATCGCGGTCGGCCTCATCGGTGGACTACGGCGCCTGCCCGTCATGAAAGAGGATGCCTCCATTGGCATCGTCTTCACCACGCTATTCTCGCTGGGGCTGGTTCTGATTTCGATCACCCCTAGCTCCATCGATCTCGGGCACATCCTGTTCGGGAATCTTCTCGGCATCGCCGACAGCGAGATCGTGCAAGTCGCACTGATTGGCCTCGTGGTGCTGGTGGTGCTCGCGATTCGGTGGCGCGATTTTCGACTCATGGCCTTTGATTCCGCGCATGCCGGGGCCATCGGTTTGCGCGTCGGTCTGCTTAGCGGGCTCATGCTCGCGCTTCTAGCCCTGACCGTCACCGCTGGATTGCAGGCTGTCGGTGTGATCCTGGTGGTAGCGATGCTGATTACCCCCGGAGCTGCGGCGGCACACTTGACGCACTCGTTTGCGCGCATGGCAGCGGTCGCAGCGTCCATATCCGCACTGTCTGTCCTGGTCGGTCTGGAAGCCTCCTTCCACCTCGACGTGTCACCGGCAGGCACCATCGTGCTGGTCCAGGGTGTTGTATTCGCACTGTGTGCCATTTTCGGACAACGTGGCGTGATAGCCAGGCTTCGCTACAGTGGATGA
- a CDS encoding metal-dependent transcriptional regulator codes for MSASQVSASFEDYLKVIWSLREWSRDPVTVKALAERLGYSPSSVSEAVKKLVAAGLVAHEPYGGIELTTSGHALAVRIIRRHRVIEMFLVDYAGYAWDEVHDEAEVLEHAVSDHLVDALWHKLGHPSEDPHGDPIPDDDGILVRPTSVPLNSLSEGERGRIVRVSDQEPELLRHLADEGIVPGVEVEVVRVRVYAGLTTLRILPKNSAGDNRAARPGKTSGMDQNKFLGANSKGPGIIAHPDTDLVELGMPAVDALRVEALTV; via the coding sequence ATGTCAGCATCGCAGGTCTCTGCCTCTTTCGAGGACTACCTCAAGGTCATCTGGAGTCTTCGTGAGTGGTCGCGGGACCCGGTCACTGTGAAGGCTCTCGCCGAGCGTCTCGGATACTCGCCGTCGTCCGTGTCAGAGGCGGTGAAGAAGCTGGTCGCCGCCGGGCTGGTCGCCCACGAACCCTACGGTGGAATTGAGCTCACCACATCCGGGCACGCCCTCGCGGTGCGTATTATTCGGCGCCATCGAGTGATTGAAATGTTCCTCGTGGACTACGCCGGATATGCCTGGGATGAGGTGCACGATGAGGCGGAAGTGCTGGAACATGCCGTCTCCGACCATCTTGTCGACGCACTGTGGCACAAGCTCGGCCATCCCTCAGAAGACCCTCACGGTGATCCCATCCCCGATGACGACGGAATTTTGGTCCGACCGACCTCGGTCCCTTTGAACTCCTTATCGGAAGGAGAACGCGGTCGGATCGTACGGGTCAGTGACCAGGAACCGGAACTCCTGCGCCACCTGGCTGACGAAGGGATCGTGCCGGGTGTTGAGGTCGAGGTGGTGCGCGTGAGGGTCTATGCCGGGCTGACCACCTTGCGGATCCTGCCGAAAAACAGTGCCGGTGACAACCGCGCGGCCAGACCTGGGAAAACATCGGGCATGGACCAGAATAAATTCCTGGGTGCGAACTCGAAGGGGCCCGGCATTATCGCCCATCCGGACACCGACCTGGTTGAACTGGGAATGCCCGCAGTTGACGCTTTGCGGGTGGAGGCGCTGACGGTCTGA
- a CDS encoding phosphotransferase: protein MPATPLPDAPPADSPATGHALAYAISSGRLTLGTDQSLTPRAQPTLVSAHLIGAGESFAAWRLDHRAEQPPSHSAPPAPAAATRLNSDNPQPHVGPQPGAARPAPDSPAAVAPIEAAQPLAICRVTRRSPDGHAKSLAREVAALKVWEQYDAHADASSAPTPRVLEWQEDPAESPCGRSFLVTSYVPGTVLGPDQWGENQLLAHARALAALHRVDEPAESSMGLAAQAIERGPRSLLVEFDSAMSWWNRSDPDLFDQHRELHDLARGLVASCERTAGHPCTTKRPSTTSQPCTTKQVHIDSHPAEESHRRPHPHSPEHRSFGSPRRALVHGDLVTTNILWTTRGPEEGQLAASHPGRSALSPAERHACPLTDRDTFPPTDRDTLPPTDQNTFDLEPRYIDFEWARFDDVARDLAIIGGEVHGGPWYVPLSRDAVRFFVDAYAQEASRLRPTQSEEPETLLQRREGWEAYEKLAMLLHCSQRADRENSELHAEAAGSLRTTLTRKLRAWSMRN, encoded by the coding sequence GTGCCTGCCACGCCCCTCCCCGACGCGCCGCCGGCTGACTCTCCCGCAACCGGGCATGCTCTCGCATATGCCATCAGTTCAGGGCGCCTAACCCTGGGTACTGACCAGTCCCTCACCCCGCGCGCCCAGCCGACACTCGTATCGGCCCATCTAATCGGCGCCGGTGAATCCTTCGCCGCCTGGCGACTAGACCACCGCGCCGAGCAGCCACCATCACACTCGGCACCACCTGCACCCGCAGCTGCCACTCGCCTCAACTCAGATAACCCGCAACCTCACGTCGGCCCCCAACCCGGCGCGGCTCGACCCGCCCCAGACTCACCAGCCGCCGTGGCACCAATCGAAGCAGCCCAGCCGCTAGCCATATGCCGAGTCACCCGTCGAAGCCCTGACGGTCACGCAAAATCCCTGGCCCGCGAGGTGGCAGCTCTGAAGGTTTGGGAACAATACGATGCCCACGCCGACGCCTCGTCCGCACCCACCCCTAGAGTTCTGGAGTGGCAGGAGGACCCCGCCGAGTCGCCGTGCGGCCGAAGTTTCTTAGTGACCTCGTACGTGCCGGGCACGGTACTTGGCCCTGATCAGTGGGGAGAAAATCAGCTGTTGGCTCACGCCCGCGCCCTCGCAGCCCTGCATCGCGTGGATGAACCAGCTGAGTCTTCCATGGGTCTGGCAGCCCAGGCCATCGAACGGGGTCCGCGCTCGCTGCTCGTCGAGTTCGATTCAGCCATGTCATGGTGGAACAGGTCCGATCCCGACCTCTTCGATCAGCATCGCGAACTGCACGATCTCGCGCGGGGACTTGTAGCATCCTGCGAGCGCACCGCCGGCCATCCATGCACCACCAAGCGACCAAGCACCACCAGCCAACCATGCACCACTAAGCAAGTACATATCGACAGCCACCCGGCAGAGGAGTCACACCGACGCCCGCACCCGCACTCACCGGAGCATCGGTCGTTTGGGTCGCCTCGTCGCGCGCTCGTGCACGGGGACCTCGTGACCACCAATATTTTGTGGACCACGCGAGGCCCCGAAGAGGGCCAGCTGGCCGCTTCACACCCTGGCCGCAGCGCGTTATCACCCGCCGAACGCCACGCGTGTCCGCTCACCGATCGAGACACGTTTCCACCCACTGATCGGGACACGCTTCCGCCCACCGATCAGAACACGTTCGATCTCGAACCCCGATATATCGACTTTGAGTGGGCCCGGTTCGACGACGTCGCCCGCGATCTCGCAATTATTGGCGGAGAAGTGCACGGCGGACCTTGGTATGTGCCGCTAAGCCGTGACGCTGTGCGATTTTTCGTCGATGCCTACGCGCAGGAAGCGTCCCGTCTGCGACCAACCCAGTCGGAAGAGCCTGAGACCCTATTGCAGCGGCGTGAGGGCTGGGAAGCATACGAAAAGCTCGCGATGCTGCTGCACTGCTCACAGCGCGCGGATCGCGAGAATTCCGAGCTCCATGCGGAGGCCGCGGGATCATTGCGCACCACACTGACGCGGAAACTTCGCGCCTGGAGTATGCGCAATTAG
- a CDS encoding SDR family oxidoreductase gives MDHHSSAATTACQHPGPGSEPSGRARVAVLTGVGRSQGIGAAIARCLAADGWDLTLSFHADYDQRVLGAHSDTDRLADELRELGRRIILAPGDLCDPAVPEQVIARCCTELGSPSALVMSHCESVDSSIADTSIESFDRHYAVNVRASWLLMKAFAQQLPKDEPVAGLEVSTPHGDQRALHHPADPSGQHREIIALTSDHTTHNLPYGATKAALDRLVLAATRELADLGVRANVINPGPIDTGWMTPELHSSLAAATPGGRLGNPATVGHLVRFLLSPEGAWINGQILMSNGGFSTPHVN, from the coding sequence ATGGACCACCATTCATCCGCCGCAACCACAGCGTGTCAGCATCCCGGACCCGGGAGTGAACCTTCTGGAAGGGCCCGGGTCGCTGTTCTCACTGGAGTTGGTCGCAGCCAAGGCATCGGTGCCGCCATCGCACGTTGTCTAGCTGCCGATGGCTGGGACCTCACCCTGTCGTTTCACGCCGACTACGACCAACGGGTGCTGGGCGCCCACTCTGACACCGACCGCCTCGCCGATGAGCTGCGGGAGCTCGGGCGAAGGATCATCCTGGCTCCCGGCGACCTCTGCGACCCGGCAGTTCCCGAGCAGGTGATCGCACGGTGCTGCACCGAGCTCGGTTCACCCAGTGCTCTGGTCATGAGCCATTGCGAATCTGTGGACTCCTCTATTGCCGACACCAGCATCGAGAGTTTTGATCGCCACTACGCGGTGAATGTACGCGCTAGCTGGCTGCTGATGAAAGCTTTTGCCCAGCAGCTACCCAAAGACGAACCGGTAGCGGGTTTAGAGGTATCCACACCTCATGGTGATCAGCGCGCATTACATCATCCAGCCGACCCCAGCGGTCAGCATCGCGAAATCATCGCTCTGACCAGTGATCATACGACTCACAATCTGCCGTATGGCGCCACGAAAGCCGCTTTGGACCGGCTGGTCTTAGCTGCAACACGCGAATTAGCGGATCTGGGAGTGCGGGCGAATGTCATCAACCCCGGCCCTATCGACACCGGGTGGATGACGCCCGAACTCCACAGCTCATTGGCCGCAGCTACCCCGGGCGGACGGCTCGGGAATCCTGCCACTGTCGGTCATCTAGTCCGTTTTCTTCTGTCCCCTGAGGGCGCTTGGATTAACGGTCAGATACTCATGAGCAATGGCGGTTTCAGCACACCCCACGTGAACTAA
- a CDS encoding cysteine hydrolase family protein, producing the protein MAPWLVAIDLQRIFAAPSSPWASPDFDRAFSVIQELAPRFGPRVLLTRWLPTADRSTSWGEYFAQWPFADRNPDDPLFDLIDDARVLSAHPTLDLPTFGKWGPELVGAIAQAERRIGGQAVDTAEGTAESAEWTVGPVDSRTAPSWSLDRAPSLILTGVATDCCVIATALAAGDAGARVQVVADACAGSTPDNHAAAMQVMGLFPPQVSIVDSTAVQG; encoded by the coding sequence ATGGCCCCGTGGCTGGTTGCCATCGACTTACAGCGTATCTTCGCTGCCCCCTCGTCGCCGTGGGCATCACCCGATTTCGACCGCGCCTTTTCGGTCATACAGGAGCTTGCTCCTCGGTTTGGGCCGCGTGTGTTGCTCACCCGGTGGCTGCCTACCGCCGACCGCTCAACCTCGTGGGGCGAGTATTTCGCGCAGTGGCCGTTTGCCGACCGCAACCCGGATGATCCGCTGTTCGACCTCATCGACGACGCTCGGGTTCTTTCTGCCCACCCGACGCTTGATCTGCCAACCTTCGGTAAATGGGGCCCGGAGCTGGTGGGAGCCATTGCGCAGGCAGAACGCCGAATAGGTGGGCAGGCTGTGGACACGGCGGAGGGCACCGCAGAGTCGGCGGAGTGGACCGTAGGTCCAGTAGACAGCAGAACGGCCCCATCCTGGTCCCTGGATAGGGCCCCGTCGTTGATACTCACCGGTGTGGCGACCGATTGCTGCGTCATCGCGACCGCGCTCGCTGCCGGGGATGCCGGGGCACGGGTCCAGGTAGTTGCCGATGCGTGTGCGGGATCGACACCGGATAACCACGCAGCAGCCATGCAGGTGATGGGGTTGTTTCCTCCCCAGGTGAGCATCGTCGACTCTACCGCGGTGCAGGGGTAG
- a CDS encoding purine-cytosine permease family protein, with protein MIETTGIDIIRESERTARPRDLFWPWFAANVSVFGLSYGSFVFGFGVSFWQASAVTVIGVVISFMLCGLIAIAGKRGSAPTMVLSRAAFGVHGQKVPGIISWFTSIGWETFLAIMATLATATVFSRLGWSSGDAVKLLAAAAVAALIVCASIAGYHTIMRLQSILTWITGAVTIVYMALTIPHISMDSVLAIPNGSFQQVIGALVMVMTGFGLGWINIAADWSRYQKRTASGGAIVAWNTFGGAVAPVILVVFGLLLAGSDPKLSEEIANDPIGTLATILPTWVLIPFWLTAVLALVSGAVLGIYSSGLTLLSLGIRIPRPAAAGIDGVILTLGTIWVVFFAQSFLGPFQSFLITLGVPLAAWAGIFIADIALRRRDYDEHALFDARGRYRAFDFTSLITIAVASVIGWGLVVNSFAADAPWNNWQGYFLGPLGGKEGPWAAANLGVLIALVLSFVVTLVLRAKTVRRQEER; from the coding sequence CTGATTGAAACCACCGGCATCGACATCATCCGTGAAAGCGAACGCACCGCCCGCCCCCGAGATTTGTTCTGGCCGTGGTTTGCCGCCAACGTATCCGTGTTCGGCTTGTCCTACGGCTCCTTCGTCTTCGGATTTGGGGTGTCGTTTTGGCAGGCCAGTGCGGTCACCGTAATCGGTGTCGTGATCTCGTTCATGCTGTGCGGGCTGATCGCTATCGCTGGTAAACGCGGCTCCGCCCCAACCATGGTGCTCTCACGCGCGGCGTTTGGGGTACACGGACAGAAAGTTCCCGGAATTATCTCCTGGTTCACCTCTATCGGCTGGGAAACATTCCTCGCCATTATGGCGACGCTCGCTACCGCCACTGTGTTCTCTCGCCTCGGGTGGTCCAGCGGTGATGCGGTGAAACTCCTCGCCGCGGCTGCCGTGGCCGCGCTCATCGTGTGCGCCTCCATCGCCGGGTACCACACGATTATGCGTCTGCAATCGATCCTCACCTGGATCACCGGCGCCGTCACCATTGTGTACATGGCGCTGACCATCCCGCACATCTCCATGGATTCCGTGCTAGCCATTCCCAACGGATCATTCCAGCAGGTCATTGGCGCCTTAGTGATGGTGATGACCGGTTTTGGACTCGGCTGGATCAATATCGCCGCCGACTGGTCGCGCTATCAAAAGCGCACCGCATCCGGTGGGGCGATCGTCGCCTGGAACACCTTCGGCGGCGCCGTCGCCCCGGTCATCCTGGTGGTTTTCGGTCTGCTGCTGGCTGGGTCCGATCCCAAACTGTCGGAGGAAATCGCCAACGATCCGATCGGTACCCTGGCGACGATTCTGCCGACCTGGGTGCTGATCCCCTTCTGGCTGACCGCCGTGCTCGCCTTGGTTTCCGGCGCTGTTCTCGGTATCTACTCCTCCGGCCTGACCTTGCTGAGCCTTGGGATCCGCATCCCGCGCCCGGCCGCTGCCGGAATCGACGGGGTGATTCTTACGCTTGGAACAATCTGGGTGGTGTTTTTCGCCCAGAGCTTTCTCGGACCATTCCAGAGCTTCCTGATCACGCTCGGCGTGCCTCTGGCCGCCTGGGCGGGTATCTTCATCGCAGATATCGCACTGCGCCGCCGCGACTACGACGAACATGCCCTATTCGATGCCCGCGGACGCTACCGGGCATTCGACTTCACCTCGCTCATCACCATAGCGGTGGCATCCGTCATCGGTTGGGGGCTGGTGGTGAACTCCTTCGCCGCAGATGCCCCCTGGAATAACTGGCAGGGATACTTCCTCGGTCCGCTCGGCGGCAAAGAAGGCCCGTGGGCGGCTGCCAACCTGGGGGTTTTGATCGCCCTGGTGCTGTCGTTCGTCGTGACATTGGTTTTGCGCGCCAAGACTGTTCGGCGTCAAGAAGAACGGTGA
- a CDS encoding Lrp/AsnC family transcriptional regulator translates to MSISSLKASHVVDDSLSEIDIRLLSVLQHAPRAPFSLVGEVLGISDRTAARHWQGLLARGAAFSRAKWHGIDNNLVTSLIALDSAGRDDDRLLSDLVELPGVVTVERTLRGADALLTTSTRGIRTLGRDLLPAIRRIPGVRRTRTTLVTRRLASGLEWRMRELSTSQLELLKAANPPAKARRALRPDDLPILRELITNPRICLKDVAHMTHTGIGTVRGALDSALASGTLQLGVEIDPFLLGYDIECVFQFRMNLADIWTLRSILRTLGVLRFMVTTAGPENVTFGLLVRSADDIAMVNETIQSRIKHARLVDTILAFRWDKLGGWLLEPDSFAAQRFVQPPL, encoded by the coding sequence ATGTCGATTTCTAGCTTAAAAGCATCGCATGTCGTCGATGACAGTCTCAGCGAGATCGATATTCGTCTCCTCAGTGTGCTCCAGCACGCTCCAAGGGCCCCGTTTTCTCTCGTCGGAGAAGTGCTAGGAATCTCTGATCGCACCGCCGCCCGGCATTGGCAGGGACTACTGGCCCGGGGTGCGGCATTTAGTCGGGCCAAATGGCACGGCATCGACAACAACCTAGTTACCTCCCTGATCGCGTTGGACAGCGCGGGCCGGGACGATGATCGCCTGCTGTCCGACCTCGTGGAACTTCCAGGCGTCGTGACGGTCGAACGCACTCTGCGCGGCGCCGATGCCCTGCTGACTACCAGCACCCGGGGCATCCGCACCCTCGGCAGAGATCTGCTCCCTGCGATCCGACGAATACCGGGAGTCCGGCGCACGCGCACCACGCTGGTGACCCGTCGTCTTGCTTCTGGCTTGGAATGGCGCATGCGTGAACTGAGCACGTCCCAGCTGGAACTGCTGAAGGCGGCTAACCCGCCAGCCAAAGCGCGCCGCGCGTTGCGCCCTGATGACCTCCCTATTTTGCGTGAGCTCATCACCAACCCGCGTATTTGCCTCAAAGATGTTGCACATATGACCCACACCGGTATCGGCACGGTACGCGGCGCACTGGATTCCGCGCTCGCATCGGGCACCCTTCAGCTCGGCGTCGAAATAGATCCGTTTCTACTCGGCTATGACATTGAGTGCGTATTTCAGTTTCGGATGAACCTGGCAGACATATGGACATTACGGAGTATTCTGCGCACACTCGGAGTGCTGCGCTTTATGGTGACCACTGCCGGTCCGGAGAACGTGACATTCGGTCTGCTGGTGCGCTCCGCAGATGACATCGCAATGGTCAACGAGACCATCCAATCCCGTATCAAGCACGCCCGCCTGGTGGATACGATTTTGGCTTTTCGCTGGGACAAACTCGGCGGCTGGTTATTAGAACCCGATAGCTTCGCGGCGCAACGCTTTGTGCAGCCACCGCTCTAA